In Ferroacidibacillus organovorans, a genomic segment contains:
- a CDS encoding LacI family DNA-binding transcriptional regulator has protein sequence MPSIRDVAEKAGVSITAVSRALNDYPDINADTKARILRVVEEMRYYPKASARSLVMNKSNIVGVYYPTRDGIGFQQPFIGTMLDIFKDEIGKLGYDLMILGNSTAPFDSFSLLERVKHREIDGVVLLGKTDGTIEQLAQSNVPLVGIDHFVAGPRCGSVTSENRRAMHDAVVRLARAGYERIAFAHGPLDLPVAVERLQGFYSGMTAIGRAVERAWVVDGDFSVDGGIAAAKTLMACDPLPDVVLCAADITAIGMMQAFFRSGISIPDDVSLVGFDDIAAASYVYPPLTTIRQDVNGLGKHAAQMMVDLIEGGSDALPMHYVLPTELIVRSSTRQM, from the coding sequence ATGCCTTCCATTCGGGATGTGGCAGAAAAAGCGGGTGTATCGATCACGGCAGTTTCACGCGCACTGAATGACTATCCAGACATCAACGCGGACACAAAGGCGCGCATTCTTCGTGTCGTTGAAGAGATGCGCTATTATCCAAAGGCGTCTGCGCGCAGTTTGGTCATGAATAAATCAAATATCGTTGGCGTGTATTATCCAACGCGTGATGGAATTGGATTTCAACAGCCATTTATCGGGACGATGCTTGATATTTTTAAAGATGAGATCGGAAAGCTCGGTTATGACTTGATGATTCTCGGAAATTCCACGGCTCCTTTTGACAGCTTCAGCCTGCTTGAACGCGTGAAGCACCGCGAGATCGATGGGGTGGTATTGCTCGGGAAAACGGATGGGACGATCGAACAGTTGGCTCAGTCAAACGTTCCGCTTGTGGGCATCGACCACTTTGTCGCAGGGCCGCGTTGTGGTTCTGTGACATCGGAAAACCGCCGCGCGATGCATGATGCGGTGGTGCGTCTCGCACGCGCTGGATATGAAAGAATTGCGTTTGCGCACGGCCCTCTAGATTTGCCAGTCGCAGTGGAACGGTTGCAGGGATTTTACAGTGGGATGACGGCGATTGGGCGTGCAGTGGAGCGTGCGTGGGTTGTGGACGGAGATTTCTCGGTTGACGGCGGGATTGCAGCTGCAAAGACGCTTATGGCATGCGATCCGTTGCCAGACGTTGTGCTTTGTGCAGCGGACATCACAGCGATCGGGATGATGCAGGCGTTTTTTCGATCGGGCATCTCGATCCCGGATGATGTGAGTTTGGTCGGCTTTGATGATATTGCTGCGGCGAGTTACGTCTATCCTCCACTTACGACGATTCGACAAGACGTGAATGGGCTTGGAAAGCATGCCGCGCAGATGATGGTTGACTTGATTGAAGGCGGAAGCGATGCACTTCCGATGCACTACGTGTTGCCTACCGAGCTTATTGTTCGCAGCAGCACAAGACAGATGTGA
- a CDS encoding ABC transporter ATP-binding protein — MTERKPVLEIEHLSVAYDSPRGPVQAVNNVSLTIDEEEIVGLVGESGSGKSTMAYAIMRLLKGAAYVTGGSIKINGRDVYGLSKRDLRAFRWAEMAMVFQSAMSALNPVMTVEQQIADTIRSHQKKTSSAEIRKRAEELLDLVRIDRKHLKSYPHQLSGGMKQRVVIAIAICLKPSLVIMDEPTTALDVVVQRSILDQIQEIQREVKFAILFISHDFSLVSELASRVAIMYAGRVVELTDSRRLRVMDDHHPYTEGLLRAIPRLTADEVMIEGIPGNPPNLVELPRGCAFHPRCAYATERCAVEEPLLQKTKQAEIACHLFQGQEVSYHV, encoded by the coding sequence GTGACAGAGCGTAAACCTGTCCTCGAAATCGAACATCTCTCTGTCGCGTACGACTCGCCGCGCGGCCCCGTTCAGGCTGTCAATAACGTGTCGCTTACGATCGATGAGGAGGAGATCGTCGGGTTGGTCGGGGAGTCTGGTTCCGGAAAGTCGACCATGGCGTATGCAATTATGCGTTTGTTAAAGGGCGCGGCATATGTGACGGGCGGTTCCATTAAGATTAACGGCAGGGATGTTTACGGATTATCAAAGCGCGATTTGCGAGCCTTTCGCTGGGCTGAGATGGCGATGGTTTTTCAAAGTGCGATGAGTGCGCTTAATCCGGTCATGACCGTTGAGCAACAGATCGCCGATACGATTCGCAGCCACCAAAAAAAGACTTCATCAGCGGAGATTCGCAAGCGCGCAGAAGAACTCCTCGACCTTGTGCGCATCGATCGAAAGCATCTCAAAAGTTATCCTCATCAACTCTCCGGTGGCATGAAACAGCGCGTAGTGATTGCGATTGCGATTTGTCTTAAACCGTCGCTTGTCATCATGGATGAACCGACGACCGCGCTTGATGTGGTCGTGCAGCGCTCAATTCTGGATCAAATTCAGGAGATTCAACGCGAAGTAAAGTTTGCCATTCTTTTTATCAGTCATGATTTCAGCCTTGTCTCAGAACTGGCTTCGCGCGTGGCGATCATGTATGCAGGACGTGTCGTGGAGTTGACGGATAGCCGCCGGCTTCGCGTAATGGACGATCACCATCCCTATACAGAAGGGTTGTTGCGTGCGATTCCGCGCTTGACAGCGGATGAGGTTATGATCGAGGGCATTCCTGGGAACCCACCGAATCTCGTTGAACTCCCGCGTGGTTGTGCGTTTCATCCGCGTTGCGCGTATGCCACAGAGCGGTGCGCCGTGGAAGAGCCACTTCTTCAAAAGACGAAACAGGCGGAGATCGCGTGTCACCTGTTTCAAGGTCAGGAGGTCTCTTACCATGTCTGA
- a CDS encoding ABC transporter ATP-binding protein: MSDDTLLRVDELVVRFPIKANGQKLYIRPVDRVSFSIRAGEVLALVGESGSGKTTIGKTMMRILEPASGSILFDQKEVGHVRGKELMEYRTSVQMIFQDPFGSLNPVRTIEQHLQFPLQKHQGLRGQALGLRITDLLEQVGLTPVAETRVKYPHELSGGQRQRVAIARALAVGPRFLVADEPISMLDVSIRAGILKLMNELKEQYRLAFLYITHDLASARYFGDRIMVMYGGKIMESADSRELLRKPLHPYTQLLLAATPGHEEKRALPETSNLPPNLTESRKGCPFAARCPHVTGRCEQEEPALEEVAESHAVACHLVSA, encoded by the coding sequence ATGTCTGATGATACGCTTCTACGTGTAGACGAGCTTGTCGTACGCTTTCCGATCAAGGCGAACGGCCAGAAATTATACATTCGTCCAGTCGATCGCGTATCATTCTCCATTCGCGCGGGAGAGGTTCTCGCGTTAGTCGGAGAATCGGGAAGCGGCAAGACAACGATCGGGAAAACCATGATGCGCATTCTTGAACCGGCGAGCGGCTCGATTCTGTTTGATCAAAAAGAGGTTGGGCATGTGCGGGGAAAGGAATTGATGGAATATCGCACGAGTGTTCAAATGATCTTTCAAGATCCGTTTGGCTCACTGAACCCTGTACGAACCATTGAGCAACATCTTCAGTTCCCGCTTCAAAAGCACCAAGGGTTGCGTGGCCAGGCGCTTGGTCTGCGAATCACAGATCTGTTAGAGCAGGTGGGGTTGACGCCCGTTGCAGAGACGCGGGTAAAATATCCGCACGAGTTGTCGGGTGGACAGCGACAGCGTGTCGCGATTGCGCGCGCGCTTGCAGTGGGACCGCGCTTTCTAGTGGCGGATGAGCCGATCTCGATGCTGGATGTCTCCATTCGCGCGGGGATTCTTAAACTCATGAATGAGTTAAAGGAGCAGTATCGACTGGCTTTTCTCTACATCACACACGATCTCGCGTCTGCACGCTATTTTGGCGATCGCATCATGGTAATGTATGGGGGTAAAATTATGGAGAGTGCAGATTCGCGCGAATTGCTGCGCAAACCTCTCCATCCATATACACAGCTGTTGCTCGCAGCGACACCGGGTCACGAGGAGAAGCGGGCGTTGCCAGAAACAAGCAATCTGCCCCCGAATTTGACGGAGTCTCGCAAAGGTTGTCCGTTTGCCGCGCGCTGCCCTCACGTCACGGGACGGTGCGAACAGGAAGAGCCAGCACTAGAAGAAGTCGCAGAATCACACGCGGTTGCCTGTCATCTCGTGTCAGCTTGA
- the yycI gene encoding two-component system regulatory protein YycI, producing MDFGRVKAILTVVFLLLNAFLIPQWLYQQTDVGVYTQQYADQLASIRADLAQHNVQLHAVVPLIDPQMSELRVIPDQTRVSVLAQSIFGTHRHLRVVKNGVIIGMGGKLQMMGAGHFRVTLSPPQGIEQGFLKGDLAKRVKAIIDKHGYNTADYQLFRIEGGKVRHTLLFAQIFGGYPDFSNLLRAQVDHNTLTEYLQSMVDIQQTYPPRTVMSALSALLSVVSYMDKMNYHEDNSIIDMRLGYVSFITSNQGYILAPVWRIATLKQVFYVHAFSGEVGVGNIS from the coding sequence ATGGACTTCGGTCGAGTAAAAGCCATTCTCACAGTCGTTTTTTTGCTCCTAAACGCCTTTCTCATTCCGCAATGGCTTTATCAACAAACGGATGTGGGCGTATACACGCAACAGTATGCGGATCAACTTGCAAGCATTCGTGCAGATCTCGCGCAACACAATGTCCAGTTGCACGCAGTGGTGCCTTTGATCGACCCGCAAATGTCGGAGTTGCGCGTGATTCCTGATCAGACTCGTGTGTCTGTGCTCGCCCAGTCGATTTTTGGGACGCACAGGCATTTGCGAGTGGTAAAGAACGGGGTGATCATTGGAATGGGAGGGAAGTTACAAATGATGGGGGCAGGGCATTTTCGCGTGACGTTGAGCCCGCCCCAGGGAATTGAGCAGGGGTTTCTAAAAGGAGATTTGGCAAAGCGCGTCAAAGCCATCATCGACAAACACGGATACAATACTGCAGACTATCAGTTGTTTCGAATTGAAGGCGGGAAGGTGCGGCATACTCTGCTTTTTGCGCAGATATTTGGCGGGTATCCTGATTTTTCAAACTTGCTGAGGGCACAGGTTGACCACAATACATTGACGGAGTATCTACAGTCGATGGTGGATATTCAGCAGACGTACCCGCCGCGTACGGTGATGAGTGCGCTCAGCGCGCTTTTGTCGGTAGTCTCGTACATGGACAAGATGAACTATCACGAGGATAATAGCATTATTGACATGCGTCTAGGATACGTGAGCTTTATTACTTCAAATCAAGGGTACATTTTGGCGCCAGTTTGGCGTATTGCAACGTTAAAACAGGTATTTTATGTTCACGCGTTTTCGGGTGAAGTCGGGGTGGGAAACATTTCATGA
- a CDS encoding ABC transporter permease, with protein sequence MIAEATLPKPHPPVRDKKKRWRNLRAFVRHPQAIAGMSILGIFVFIALFAPWIARYNPQATEFLPSQGPSAAHWFGTTNTGQDLFSQFVWGTQTTLMVGFGGGMIQLILALTIGMYSGYKGGAIDAVLNVLSNIFLVLPALALLIVIESYIRNTTPLINGLIIGLTGWAWGARVFRAQTMSLVGRDFVVAAKLSGQSDWRIMFTEILPNMYSIAASSFMYSCLGAILAEAGLAYLGLENLNSNSWGTILYWAFNGDAMLTGAWYWFVPPGIGIALVGMSFALMNFAMDQITNPRLSVTKRRRVQRDRA encoded by the coding sequence GTGATCGCAGAAGCGACGCTCCCAAAACCCCATCCGCCAGTCAGGGATAAAAAGAAACGCTGGAGGAATTTGCGCGCATTTGTACGCCACCCTCAAGCAATTGCGGGAATGAGCATTCTTGGCATCTTTGTCTTTATCGCGCTTTTTGCCCCTTGGATTGCCCGCTATAATCCACAAGCCACAGAATTCCTTCCGTCACAGGGACCGAGCGCAGCACATTGGTTTGGTACGACAAACACGGGCCAAGACTTGTTTTCGCAGTTCGTGTGGGGTACGCAAACGACCCTTATGGTGGGGTTTGGCGGGGGTATGATTCAGTTGATTCTCGCCCTCACCATCGGGATGTACAGCGGCTATAAAGGTGGGGCAATAGACGCCGTACTCAACGTCTTATCGAACATCTTTCTCGTATTGCCAGCGCTTGCGCTGCTTATTGTCATCGAATCGTACATTCGCAACACCACGCCGCTTATCAACGGACTGATTATCGGACTCACTGGGTGGGCGTGGGGCGCACGCGTTTTTCGGGCGCAAACGATGTCTCTCGTGGGGCGCGACTTTGTGGTCGCGGCGAAACTCTCCGGTCAATCCGATTGGCGAATCATGTTCACGGAAATTCTCCCCAATATGTACTCGATCGCCGCCTCCAGTTTTATGTATTCGTGTCTCGGCGCAATTCTCGCAGAGGCGGGACTCGCCTATCTCGGGCTTGAGAACCTGAATTCCAATAGCTGGGGAACGATTCTCTATTGGGCATTCAACGGTGACGCGATGTTGACAGGCGCGTGGTATTGGTTTGTTCCGCCGGGTATCGGGATTGCACTTGTTGGCATGAGCTTTGCATTGATGAACTTTGCGATGGATCAGATCACAAACCCGCGGCTCAGTGTGACGAAGCGAAGGAGGGTGCAACGTGACAGAGCGTAA
- a CDS encoding response regulator, translating to MYHILVVEDEEAISDILQFHLEKAGYQVIAAADGEEAIHVAREQSMDLVLLDVMLPKKDGYEVCREIRQFSQVPIIMLTARDSEVDKVLGLELGADDYVTKPFSSRELMARVKANLRRMAQSDENQTVTSREQIVHGDLRIDMNLIQVFRNGVEIPLTHREFELLLFLVKHPGVVFSRTQLLQDVWGYDYLGDERTVDVTVRRMREKLEIDPSNPVYLLTRRGTGYFFRKP from the coding sequence GTGTATCACATTCTGGTCGTTGAAGACGAAGAGGCGATCTCAGACATTCTCCAGTTTCACCTTGAAAAGGCTGGTTATCAAGTGATTGCGGCAGCCGATGGAGAAGAGGCGATTCACGTGGCGCGTGAACAGTCAATGGATCTCGTGCTGCTTGATGTGATGCTCCCGAAAAAAGACGGCTACGAAGTTTGCAGAGAAATTCGTCAGTTTTCACAAGTTCCGATTATCATGCTGACGGCGCGGGACTCCGAAGTGGATAAAGTTTTGGGGCTTGAACTCGGTGCGGATGATTATGTGACGAAGCCGTTTAGTTCGCGAGAACTGATGGCTCGTGTCAAAGCGAACTTGCGCAGAATGGCGCAATCTGACGAGAATCAAACGGTTACGAGTCGAGAACAGATTGTCCATGGTGATTTGCGAATTGATATGAACCTTATCCAGGTGTTTCGCAACGGAGTCGAGATTCCCCTGACGCACCGTGAGTTTGAGCTTTTGTTATTTCTCGTCAAACACCCAGGTGTCGTATTCAGTCGTACACAACTGCTTCAGGATGTTTGGGGATACGATTATCTTGGGGATGAGCGGACTGTTGATGTGACGGTTCGCCGCATGCGCGAGAAGTTAGAGATTGATCCAAGCAACCCCGTCTATCTTTTAACGCGGCGCGGGACGGGCTATTTCTTTCGCAAGCCATGA
- a CDS encoding MBL fold metallo-hydrolase — protein sequence MRCSVLASGSTGNAVYIETDHTRILLDAGIGLRQLQQAFATIGVDPATLDAVLITHEHSDHIKGLAAFLRKYDMPMYTSDGTWSHIARLFSEKQEVKPRSIKAGIPFSLGEFVIEPFALPHDAEEPLGFCVYAQGEKLVLATDLGYASERICSVARGAHTLILESNHDIDMLRTGAYPWHLKRRILGDKGHLSNAAAGECLLDIVTEDTQTVYLAHLSKENNRPEIAKETVATMLSRDAARTESIMLRSTSPVAPTALAPVCVAR from the coding sequence ATGAGATGTAGTGTATTGGCGAGTGGAAGTACTGGAAATGCTGTTTATATTGAAACGGATCATACGAGAATCCTTTTGGACGCGGGAATTGGTCTTCGCCAGTTGCAGCAGGCTTTTGCGACGATCGGGGTTGATCCGGCAACGCTTGATGCGGTTTTAATCACGCATGAACACTCTGATCACATCAAGGGGTTGGCAGCATTTCTTCGAAAATATGATATGCCAATGTATACATCTGACGGAACATGGTCTCACATTGCTCGCCTGTTTTCGGAAAAGCAGGAGGTGAAGCCGCGCAGCATCAAGGCGGGCATACCGTTTTCACTTGGAGAGTTTGTGATCGAACCGTTTGCACTTCCACACGATGCGGAAGAACCGCTGGGATTCTGTGTCTATGCACAAGGAGAGAAGCTGGTTCTGGCTACCGATTTGGGTTATGCGAGTGAGCGCATATGTTCAGTCGCGCGCGGCGCACACACATTGATTCTCGAATCGAACCACGATATTGACATGTTGAGAACAGGCGCCTATCCGTGGCATTTAAAGCGGCGTATTCTTGGCGATAAGGGTCATCTCTCCAATGCGGCGGCTGGAGAGTGTCTGCTTGACATTGTCACGGAGGATACACAGACGGTTTATTTGGCGCATCTCAGCAAAGAGAACAATCGACCCGAGATTGCAAAAGAAACGGTTGCGACGATGCTTTCGCGTGACGCCGCGCGTACAGAGTCGATTATGTTGCGCTCAACCAGTCCGGTTGCACCAACCGCGCTTGCACCTGTGTGTGTTGCGCGATAA
- a CDS encoding GH1 family beta-glucosidase, whose amino-acid sequence MRTNFPKDFVWGVATSSYQIEGGVNEGGRGSTIWDDFCAMSDAIVDNSDGAVACDHYHRYREDFALMRSMGIKHYRLSLAWSRLFPNGDGEINRDGIDFYNSLLDALEESGIEPMVTLYHWDLPSALQERGGWASRETVYAFERYAKAVFEHFGHRVKMFITHNEPWCTAFLGHGIGIHAPGIRDHAQMLDVAHHLMLSHGLAVQAFRAMGCAGQIGITLNLSQVYSETERPVDILAAERIGVFHNGWFLDPILLGRYSDLFGEVFGQMPAVMQEGDLDVIAQPIDFLGINYYSYRVVVHDENSVQFNARDVTPHDRVTDMDWPILGSGLRDLLLDLHKTYGNVPLYITENGCAQVDCLEGGRVHDPLRIDYFREHLAAISEALYQGVPLRGYYAWTFMDNFEWSYGYTKTFGLVYVDRTTQERIPKDSAFWYADFIRSFDF is encoded by the coding sequence ATGAGAACAAATTTTCCAAAGGATTTTGTGTGGGGGGTCGCGACGTCTTCCTATCAGATTGAGGGTGGAGTGAACGAGGGGGGGCGTGGCTCTACGATCTGGGATGACTTTTGCGCCATGTCCGACGCAATCGTTGATAACTCGGACGGAGCGGTTGCCTGTGATCATTACCATCGCTATCGCGAGGACTTCGCCCTGATGCGTTCAATGGGGATTAAGCATTACAGACTCTCACTGGCGTGGTCTCGACTGTTTCCGAATGGAGACGGTGAAATAAACCGAGATGGAATTGACTTTTACAATAGCCTCTTAGATGCACTTGAAGAATCCGGGATTGAACCGATGGTAACACTGTATCATTGGGATTTGCCGTCGGCGCTTCAGGAGCGGGGAGGTTGGGCCAGTCGAGAGACGGTCTACGCATTTGAGCGTTACGCGAAAGCGGTCTTTGAGCATTTCGGTCATCGGGTGAAAATGTTTATCACACACAATGAACCATGGTGCACCGCCTTTCTCGGACACGGGATCGGCATTCACGCACCGGGGATTCGCGATCACGCACAAATGCTTGACGTTGCGCATCACCTGATGCTTTCACATGGACTCGCGGTTCAGGCATTTCGCGCGATGGGTTGTGCGGGGCAGATTGGCATCACACTCAATCTAAGCCAGGTGTATTCTGAAACAGAGCGACCGGTGGACATTCTCGCGGCAGAGCGAATCGGTGTTTTTCACAACGGGTGGTTTCTCGATCCAATTCTTCTGGGAAGGTACTCCGATTTGTTTGGCGAAGTCTTTGGGCAGATGCCTGCGGTCATGCAGGAAGGCGATCTTGACGTGATCGCGCAACCGATTGATTTTTTGGGGATTAACTATTACTCATATCGTGTGGTGGTGCATGATGAGAACAGTGTGCAATTCAATGCACGAGATGTTACACCGCACGATCGCGTTACAGACATGGATTGGCCGATTCTTGGGAGCGGTTTGCGCGATTTACTTTTGGATCTGCACAAGACATACGGGAATGTGCCGCTCTACATCACAGAGAATGGTTGTGCGCAGGTCGACTGCCTCGAAGGGGGCCGTGTGCATGACCCTTTGCGTATTGACTATTTTCGTGAACATCTGGCGGCGATTAGCGAAGCGCTGTATCAAGGAGTACCGCTGCGTGGCTATTACGCGTGGACGTTTATGGACAATTTCGAGTGGAGCTACGGGTATACAAAAACGTTTGGGCTGGTTTATGTCGATCGGACGACACAGGAGCGGATTCCTAAAGACAGCGCCTTTTGGTACGCTGATTTTATTCGCTCATTTGATTTTTGA
- a CDS encoding ATP-binding protein: MTQSQTVRPAVRRFPFFSSVRWKLLVVYLLLILFAMQLIGAYFVQSLHHYFVDAFERSISQEATFLSSTLQPTLGANRPLGFYSRDLVHAIAHISNATIYVLDKDGNVLATSGNPYLVGLKRVDPEVTSALLGLQDTQIALDPSTSQRQLYFSQPLRYHGQIVGAVEFVAPMQSVDHSISIITLLFATGTLLALALTAFLAVIIAQTITGPIAAITQRTRELAAGNFDSMVQVRSNDEIGELASTFNMLTRRLQQSIANTEREKGRLQAVMSNMSEGVIAVDQKFRVLLLNPAAGRLLGRASEQLVGEVITAHLDVDGARAEPMIVDLLGRFVEVSLTALQRRSSRADSRETREDFDGYLIVLRDVTAETRLEESRKRFVADVSHELRTPITSLKSYLEALLEGAREDPVTEDKFLRVMERETDRMARLIRDLLQLSRFDSGYEALHCEPIPVEVLLHRVTERFSLLAFQSNIQFITRLGDKGVWVKIDRDRIEQAIDNIISNALKYTPSGGKITVDAQVDETKTWLHLTISDTGPGIDPRELPHIFERFYRVDLSRARQLGGSGLGLSIAKEIIEAHGGAIRATSARNEGTSFEIELPTCEGDVEDEQA; the protein is encoded by the coding sequence GTGACGCAAAGCCAGACCGTTAGGCCTGCTGTGCGCCGCTTTCCCTTTTTTTCGAGCGTGCGCTGGAAGCTGCTTGTCGTATATTTGCTGTTGATTCTTTTTGCCATGCAATTGATTGGTGCCTATTTTGTGCAATCGCTACATCACTATTTTGTCGATGCCTTCGAGCGATCGATTTCTCAGGAAGCTACCTTTCTATCAAGTACACTTCAACCCACGCTTGGCGCCAATCGTCCGCTTGGATTCTATAGTCGCGATCTCGTGCATGCGATCGCCCACATATCAAACGCTACAATCTATGTTCTTGACAAAGACGGCAATGTTCTGGCAACGTCTGGCAATCCGTATCTGGTTGGACTCAAACGTGTGGATCCTGAAGTGACGAGCGCACTGCTTGGCTTACAGGACACGCAAATTGCGCTCGACCCATCCACATCTCAGCGGCAGCTCTACTTTTCCCAACCTCTTCGCTATCATGGCCAGATTGTCGGGGCCGTGGAGTTTGTCGCGCCGATGCAGTCGGTCGATCACTCCATCTCAATAATTACGCTTCTATTTGCCACGGGAACGCTGCTTGCTTTGGCGCTCACCGCGTTTTTGGCGGTCATTATCGCGCAAACGATCACAGGGCCCATCGCAGCGATTACACAGCGTACGCGCGAATTGGCGGCGGGTAATTTTGACTCAATGGTACAGGTTCGTTCCAATGATGAGATTGGAGAACTCGCTTCGACATTCAATATGCTGACTCGCAGATTGCAGCAGTCGATTGCGAATACGGAGCGAGAAAAGGGACGTTTGCAAGCCGTTATGTCGAACATGAGTGAAGGCGTGATCGCTGTAGACCAAAAGTTCCGCGTGCTTTTGCTGAATCCTGCGGCGGGTAGGCTGTTGGGACGAGCATCTGAACAGCTGGTGGGTGAAGTCATCACAGCGCACCTCGACGTGGATGGCGCCCGCGCGGAGCCGATGATTGTGGATTTGTTGGGGCGTTTTGTAGAAGTGTCTCTGACAGCGCTTCAGAGAAGATCCAGTCGCGCGGATTCAAGAGAGACGAGAGAGGATTTTGACGGTTATCTGATCGTGTTGCGCGATGTGACGGCGGAGACGAGGTTAGAAGAGTCGCGCAAACGGTTTGTCGCTGACGTTTCCCATGAACTGCGAACACCGATCACATCACTGAAGAGCTATTTGGAAGCGTTACTGGAAGGCGCGCGCGAAGACCCTGTGACAGAGGACAAGTTTCTTCGCGTGATGGAGCGTGAGACGGATCGCATGGCTCGCTTGATTCGGGATCTTCTGCAACTATCGCGCTTTGACAGTGGGTATGAAGCGCTTCACTGTGAACCTATTCCTGTCGAAGTGTTGCTTCATCGCGTGACAGAGCGGTTTTCGCTACTCGCTTTTCAGTCGAATATCCAATTCATCACGAGGCTTGGCGACAAGGGTGTGTGGGTCAAGATCGATCGCGACCGCATTGAACAAGCGATCGATAACATCATCTCCAATGCGCTTAAGTATACGCCATCAGGCGGAAAGATCACGGTTGATGCACAGGTTGATGAGACGAAAACATGGCTTCATCTCACCATCTCTGACACAGGGCCAGGCATTGATCCGCGAGAACTGCCACATATTTTTGAGCGTTTTTATCGTGTCGATCTCTCGCGGGCGCGCCAGTTGGGCGGAAGTGGCTTGGGACTTTCAATTGCCAAAGAAATCATCGAGGCGCATGGTGGCGCGATTCGCGCGACAAGTGCGCGTAATGAAGGGACATCCTTCGAGATTGAACTTCCGACTTGTGAAGGGGATGTTGAAGATGAGCAGGCGTAA
- the yycH gene encoding two-component system activity regulator YycH has translation MSRRKRFSFSPARRFWQWVSTPLLILAVLASVLFTFLIWFGSPIPVQSARTGFYTSPKLGAPSTLTRLFLPHQVWLWTGHQQLYSYPVQSGFVSKLLSALHGATTVTVAPAKTAKVRGGTSYLELDYATSGEVGSPIQDLFPSLKQALSVRSVYIKPDAKRDTLNLIAVDQQGAAFDLRASGVQLRGLSLTVPGISAVPYAQIPINGREIRLPYTNSIMPIEVWLLKQQDISGVIDSYFADPSAVIPIVDKNHKTLYTDGLRAVWLSTTSFGPTITYRNPQTGNVIPRTGHSPLDTAVQFINDHGGFLSNQTSQGISAIKRSTDMTEILFSLSEGGFPVFGQFGSMQCIVNNGWVVTYRRALVEPSILEETQPLHILSGVQLLNLLNPRELGKIRSIKLGYGTTLFSSTAIELFPVYQITYSYGRVYVNATDGQVFHGTGMTPWTSVE, from the coding sequence ATGAGCAGGCGTAAGCGGTTCAGCTTCTCTCCTGCGCGCCGCTTCTGGCAGTGGGTTTCAACGCCGCTTCTAATTCTTGCCGTACTTGCGAGCGTCCTTTTTACATTTCTTATTTGGTTTGGTTCGCCAATCCCTGTGCAGAGTGCGCGCACAGGTTTTTACACGAGTCCTAAACTGGGTGCGCCAAGCACCTTGACGCGTTTGTTTTTGCCACACCAAGTTTGGCTCTGGACGGGTCATCAACAACTTTATTCGTATCCAGTACAGAGCGGCTTTGTCTCAAAGCTCTTGTCTGCGTTGCACGGTGCAACGACGGTGACCGTCGCGCCTGCGAAAACAGCCAAAGTGCGCGGAGGAACGAGTTATCTTGAACTCGATTACGCTACTTCTGGTGAGGTGGGCTCTCCCATTCAGGATCTGTTTCCTTCGCTGAAACAGGCGCTGTCTGTCCGGAGTGTGTACATAAAGCCAGACGCCAAGCGTGACACGCTGAATCTTATTGCCGTGGATCAGCAAGGTGCTGCGTTTGATCTGCGCGCGTCGGGCGTTCAACTGCGCGGGTTGTCGCTTACCGTGCCAGGCATATCCGCAGTTCCATACGCCCAAATCCCGATCAATGGACGAGAGATCCGACTTCCGTACACCAATTCCATCATGCCCATCGAGGTCTGGCTATTGAAGCAGCAGGACATCAGCGGAGTCATCGATTCTTATTTTGCTGATCCCAGTGCCGTGATTCCGATTGTCGATAAGAACCATAAAACGCTGTATACAGACGGATTGCGTGCGGTTTGGCTTTCTACGACAAGTTTTGGGCCGACCATCACCTATCGCAATCCGCAAACGGGAAATGTGATTCCACGGACAGGTCACTCACCGCTTGACACCGCCGTTCAATTTATCAATGACCACGGCGGCTTTTTAAGCAACCAAACCTCTCAGGGAATCTCCGCCATCAAACGTTCGACAGATATGACAGAGATTCTCTTTTCGCTCTCTGAAGGTGGATTTCCTGTGTTTGGACAGTTTGGATCTATGCAGTGCATTGTAAACAATGGCTGGGTGGTGACGTATCGGCGCGCGCTTGTTGAGCCCTCTATTCTCGAGGAGACACAGCCGCTGCATATTTTATCAGGTGTTCAACTCTTGAACCTTCTGAATCCGCGTGAATTAGGCAAGATTCGCAGCATCAAGCTTGGCTACGGGACGACGCTTTTCAGTTCAACTGCGATCGAACTCTTTCCGGTTTATCAGATTACGTACTCGTATGGAAGGGTTTATGTCAATGCGACAGATGGACAGGTCTTTCACGGAACGGGGATGACTCCATGGACTTCGGTCGAGTAA